Part of the Nostoc sp. ATCC 53789 genome, AGTTGTGTATAAGTTGGTTGGTCTAGATAGCCTACTTCTAACGCTACTCTTAAAAGACTGCGAACTTCACCAGCAGACCCTTTAGCAATATTTAGAAAGTTTAAGTATTCTTTGCGAGAATATCGTTCAAATCCTTCTGCAATATTTGTAGGTATTGATACGGATGCACGTCTTAACTGATCTCTTAAACCAAAGTCTCTACTCAGTTCACCTTCCTTAGTCCTTAAGTATATTTGCTTAACTAATTCAATACCTTTTTGCCATACTTTTAAATCCTCAAAAGTTTCAATTTTTTTCCTTTCCATTCCTTCCCTTCCCCGTTCCCCTTTCCCCTTTACCCATTAACCAATTCAGCGATCGCGGCTAGAAAGCTCTGTTCTGAATAGGGTTTGGTCATGTAAGCTTTCGCCCCTAGAGCTAAAGCTAATTGGCGGTGCTTCTGTCCGCTACGAGTAGTCAGCATCACCACAGGAATCCCGGACAAACGCTCGTCTTGGCGATGGTGTTCTAAAAACTCAAATCCATTCATACGCGGCATTTCAATGTCACAAATCACTAAATCGACATCACTGTGTTGCACCAATTGAGCGATCGCCTCTCGACCATCGCCTGCTTGCAACACTTGATAATCGGCTTTTTGGAGCGTCTGCACCAAACTTTGCCTTTGTACAACCGAATCTTCCACGACTAACACTGTCAGTCGGTTAGGTTGAGCAACGGCTGTATTGACTTCCATCGGCTGTTGCTGCGGTTGCGTTATAGTTGCGGATTGCTGCGCCTCTAGAGCCAGAACAGGCTCAGGCGCGGGCAATATTGCAAGACTTGATGCTGGGGAAGTCGGCATCATATCTGTCTCCCAAGTTTGCCGAACTAACTCCAACGGGTCAACGATTAGGGTCAGACTACCATTTCCCAACACGCTGTAGCCTTGGATGTAACTAGGTAAAGTTAGGACTCTGCCGAGGGATTTAATTACTAATTCCTGCTCGACTAAAATCTGATCGACTTGCAAACACAGATATTGATGCTCTGTTTCCAACAGCAGCAGAGGTTCGACGGTGTTCCGTTGTTTGACTGGAAAAGGACTTAGGTTTAAATTGTGGTCTTGGGTGAATAAAGGATATTTGTAATCCAGCAAATTCGCAAGCGAGCGGATGGGAACTAGTTGCTGATTTTGCCCTTCTCCCCACTGCCAGAATTTTTGGCTGCCTTGCCCGTGTAAAGATTGCTGGACTTGAATCTGCTCTGGCTGCGGTAATAAAACCTGGCTAACTCCTTCAGACAGCAAGCCATAAGTAATACCTTGAGATTGACAAACGAGCAAGCGTGCTGTTGTCAAGCTCAGGGGCAATTGCAGCATGAAGGTGGTTCCCTGCCCTGAAAGCGATCGCACCACAATCGAACCTTGTAAAGCTTGCAATTGAGTGCGAACGACATCTAAGCCGATACCACGACCAGATAACTCACCAACCTGGTTGGCGGTAGAAAAGCCCGGTTCAAATAATAACTCTGCCAGTTGGTCTTCTGAGGCGTAGGCGGCTTGTTCGGGAGTCAGCAGGTGTTTTTCTATACCTCGCTGACGAATGGATTCCCAGTTAAAGCCTCGACCATCATCCCGTACCTCAATAGTAGTGCGGTTGCCTTGATGATAAGCTTTAATTGTAATTGTTCCGGTTTCTGGTTTACCCTGCTGGCGGCGGGTTTCTATCGGTTCAATGCCGTGATCGAAGGCATTGCGAATCATGTGCAGCAAGGGATCGTACAGCTGCTCAGAAATGGCTTTATCCACCAGTACCTTCGTACCGCCAAGCTTGAGTTCAACAGGCTTATGATAAGTTGCTACCATCTGTTGCAGGAGGCGGGGTAATCGATTCAACACTGTTCCCAGTGGAACCATTCTGGCTTGCAGCAAATCTTCCTGCGCTCCTGAAAGCAGTTGCTTGCGCTTTCCGAGACTGAAGCGAGATTGCTGAACTAAGCCATTAACAGCCTCAATCTGTTCTCCTAATTGCACCATGTCTTCTGTAAGATTTTGCAGGAGAATGTGCAACTCGCTATAGTTATCCATTTCTAAGGCATCAAAATTGGATTGTGCCTCGGTAGCAGAGATAACTCGTGGAGATCCATGTATATGTCGCTGCTTGCGTTCGGGAAGCAGCAGATGTCGATCTGACCAAGTAAAAACTTTACTAAGTTGTTGTTGACAGTACAAAAACTGTAGTAGGGTGTCTTGACCTGCTTTGTGGATGTGGTTAGATTGCAGGTTTTGTTGGTTTTCGCTGATTAGCAATTCCCCAATTGTATGGCTGAGGCGATCGAGCTGTTCGATCGCTACTCGGATACTGGGAAGTGATGCCGATGACTGAGCCTGGAGGCTTGGCGCTGGTGGTGGAGAGGCTGGCCGATCTGAGTCTGAGTATCGGCAGGATGTCTGTGGATCTCCGATCCAGATTGACTGTAAAATCCGATCTATGGCAGAGGGGGCTACTACCGAATCCTGAGAAATAGGTGCCAATACCTCCGGTGTTTTCGGTAGGGAGTTATCAGCCCGTTTCGGGAAAAACGACCAAATTGATTCCGCTTCGCTGGCACTGAGGAGGGGGGATGGCTTATTCTCAGTTGTAGTTGTTTCTGTTGGTTGAGCAGCGATCGCAACTGGCTGTTCTTGCGGTTCTGGGACAGGAGTAATTAGCCCTGCCCATTCTCGCAATTGTGGAGATATCTCTCCCCCTTGAGTGCGATCGCCTGCAAGTACTGCTGTTTGAGCTGCTTTAAAATTTTCTAAAGCCGCCTGAGCGATTTGCAATACTTTGTCTGGATGTGCTTTGAGCGCGTTTAAGGTCGCCTGGGCAATTTCTTCTAATCCAGATAAGCCATAAGATGCTGCTAGTTCGACAAAAAATTCTGCTTGGGAGTTGAGTGTTGTTTGAATTTGTTGCGGATCTTGGCTTTGGATGTCAGTTTCCAGCTGTTGCAAATCCTGGAGTACACTCCCGGAAAAGATTGACTCTACCACATCAAAGCCAAGTTCTTCCGAACTGGGAAGCGGAGCCTCACGACCAAAAAAGTCGCCTAGTTTATGTTGGAGTTGGGCAAAGATTGAGGCAGTGCGATCGAGTATTTCTGCCTCATTGCAGGATAAGCCCATCAAGGCTGCACTCAATGGAGTTCGCAGGCACTCATAAGCATCTAGAAGCAAAGCACCCAATTCTGGATCGATTTCCAGTTCTGGAGCGTATAACGCTTGGAATACATCTTCCAAATGATGGGCAATTGTCTGAATAGTTTCTTGCCCAACACTGGCAGCACTCCCTTTGATAGTATGGGCGCTTCGCATCAAGGCATGAACTTTTTCTATTGTTTTTTCATCAAGCAAACCGATCAGATT contains:
- a CDS encoding hybrid sensor histidine kinase/response regulator; the encoded protein is MNPDPSNQEQAFLAEAAELLQTIEQNLIGLLDEKTIEKVHALMRSAHTIKGSAASVGQETIQTIAHHLEDVFQALYAPELEIDPELGALLLDAYECLRTPLSAALMGLSCNEAEILDRTASIFAQLQHKLGDFFGREAPLPSSEELGFDVVESIFSGSVLQDLQQLETDIQSQDPQQIQTTLNSQAEFFVELAASYGLSGLEEIAQATLNALKAHPDKVLQIAQAALENFKAAQTAVLAGDRTQGGEISPQLREWAGLITPVPEPQEQPVAIAAQPTETTTTENKPSPLLSASEAESIWSFFPKRADNSLPKTPEVLAPISQDSVVAPSAIDRILQSIWIGDPQTSCRYSDSDRPASPPPAPSLQAQSSASLPSIRVAIEQLDRLSHTIGELLISENQQNLQSNHIHKAGQDTLLQFLYCQQQLSKVFTWSDRHLLLPERKQRHIHGSPRVISATEAQSNFDALEMDNYSELHILLQNLTEDMVQLGEQIEAVNGLVQQSRFSLGKRKQLLSGAQEDLLQARMVPLGTVLNRLPRLLQQMVATYHKPVELKLGGTKVLVDKAISEQLYDPLLHMIRNAFDHGIEPIETRRQQGKPETGTITIKAYHQGNRTTIEVRDDGRGFNWESIRQRGIEKHLLTPEQAAYASEDQLAELLFEPGFSTANQVGELSGRGIGLDVVRTQLQALQGSIVVRSLSGQGTTFMLQLPLSLTTARLLVCQSQGITYGLLSEGVSQVLLPQPEQIQVQQSLHGQGSQKFWQWGEGQNQQLVPIRSLANLLDYKYPLFTQDHNLNLSPFPVKQRNTVEPLLLLETEHQYLCLQVDQILVEQELVIKSLGRVLTLPSYIQGYSVLGNGSLTLIVDPLELVRQTWETDMMPTSPASSLAILPAPEPVLALEAQQSATITQPQQQPMEVNTAVAQPNRLTVLVVEDSVVQRQSLVQTLQKADYQVLQAGDGREAIAQLVQHSDVDLVICDIEMPRMNGFEFLEHHRQDERLSGIPVVMLTTRSGQKHRQLALALGAKAYMTKPYSEQSFLAAIAELVNG
- a CDS encoding four helix bundle protein, translating into MERKKIETFEDLKVWQKGIELVKQIYLRTKEGELSRDFGLRDQLRRASVSIPTNIAEGFERYSRKEYLNFLNIAKGSAGEVRSLLRVALEVGYLDQPTYTQLSNQAIELSRMLSNQIQSINQSMPFGQGKG